From Phragmites australis chromosome 5, lpPhrAust1.1, whole genome shotgun sequence, a single genomic window includes:
- the LOC133917324 gene encoding uncharacterized protein LOC133917324 — MATRSIPPVSPHRINQLAKNKKPSQPRAPSQPRARHGHAETSPRRPPRGRLVRQRLRDPSAVARRVLRRLPLGSRLHRARCAPTAPPPRVTGEHAPPAVVHVRAMQSLKAWRGHVGSRRFAGSSRVTVSIHEKLAGDSTLIPERYPVRSSPFLKT, encoded by the exons ATGGCAACGAGATCAATTCCT CCGGTGAGCCCGCATCGCATCAATCAGCTAGCCAAGAACAAGAAACCTAGCCAGCCCAGGGCTCCAAGTCAACCCCGCGCGCGCCATGGACATGCCGAGACttctcctcgtcgtcctcctcgcgGCCGCCTCGTGCGTCAACGTCTCCGCGACCCAAGCGCCGTGGCCCGTCGCGTTCTCCGCCGTCTTCCTCTGGGCTCTCGCCTCCACCGCGCTCGCTGTGCTCCTACCGCGCCGCCGCCCCGGGTGACCGGAGAGCACGCGCCTCCGGCTGTCGTCCACGTCCGCGCCATGCAATCACT GAAAGCATGGCGTGGGCACGTCGGCAGCCGGCGGTTCGCCGGCAGTTCGCGCGTCACGGTGTCGATCCATGAAAAGCTCGCCGGAGATTCCACACTGATACCGGAGCGGTATCCAGTTAGATCCAGTCCATTCCTCAAAACATAG